A genomic window from Rhodococcus sp. KBS0724 includes:
- a CDS encoding S1C family serine protease yields MDTETSASGSVDRPADAPVLEPRPVYRPQIDPASQRAFSRPSGVDGSFSQAAARSVPTPGVVVGSPDPVLAEAFGRPDGATESIGRDPEAGADSQPEDEVPDDPWRDPASSVALGSPAQETELETLPPAPKLDVRDVLFGRKVAPSALAALAGMALVIALVGGLLATVITADRSSLTSSRVTLVQSGSGEQPQSDVAKVADAVLPSVVSIQVAVGDQGSTGSGVVIDDGGYIVTNNHVISSAAPPAQNARIQVIFSDGTKTDAQIVGRDVKTDLAVLKVSASNLTVAQLGKSEDVQVGDDVVAVGSPLGLSKTVTRGIVSALNRPLRLSGEGTDTNAVIDAVQTDAAINHGNSGGALVDAEARVIGINTAMLSESGGSVGLGFAIPIDTVTQVAQAIIRDGSVRHPDIGVNVRTVVNDATSGAAVANVRDGSPAQQAGIVEGDVIVKVGDRQVTSADEFVVAVNAAAIGQPVNVGLIREGRQVDISVTPVSD; encoded by the coding sequence GTGGATACCGAAACTTCGGCAAGCGGTTCGGTTGATCGACCGGCGGATGCGCCCGTTCTCGAACCGCGCCCGGTGTACCGGCCGCAGATCGATCCGGCGTCGCAGCGGGCGTTCAGTAGGCCGAGTGGCGTCGACGGTTCCTTCTCCCAGGCAGCGGCGCGCAGCGTCCCGACGCCCGGTGTTGTGGTCGGTTCCCCCGACCCGGTCCTCGCAGAGGCGTTCGGTCGCCCAGACGGCGCCACGGAATCCATCGGCCGTGATCCCGAAGCCGGCGCGGACTCCCAGCCCGAAGACGAAGTACCCGACGACCCGTGGCGTGATCCGGCGTCGTCGGTGGCTCTAGGTTCACCCGCGCAGGAAACCGAGCTCGAAACACTGCCTCCCGCACCGAAACTCGATGTCCGCGACGTACTGTTCGGGCGTAAGGTCGCGCCGTCCGCGTTGGCTGCGCTCGCGGGAATGGCACTCGTGATTGCCCTGGTAGGTGGACTGCTCGCGACGGTCATCACCGCTGATCGAAGTTCCCTCACCAGCTCACGTGTCACGTTGGTTCAATCCGGCAGTGGTGAACAGCCGCAATCCGACGTCGCGAAGGTCGCCGACGCGGTGCTGCCGTCCGTTGTCTCCATTCAGGTTGCCGTCGGCGATCAGGGAAGTACCGGTTCGGGCGTCGTCATCGACGACGGCGGTTACATCGTCACCAACAACCACGTGATCTCTTCGGCGGCACCGCCTGCCCAGAATGCCCGAATCCAGGTCATCTTTTCCGACGGAACCAAGACCGACGCTCAAATCGTCGGACGTGACGTGAAGACGGACCTCGCTGTACTGAAAGTGTCCGCGAGCAATCTGACGGTTGCACAACTCGGGAAATCCGAAGACGTCCAGGTGGGTGACGACGTCGTGGCTGTCGGTTCCCCGTTGGGACTGAGCAAAACCGTGACCCGCGGAATCGTCAGCGCCCTGAATCGTCCGTTGCGGTTGTCCGGAGAGGGTACCGACACCAACGCGGTGATCGACGCCGTCCAGACGGACGCAGCTATCAACCACGGCAACTCCGGCGGCGCCTTGGTCGATGCGGAAGCCCGCGTGATCGGAATCAACACCGCGATGCTCAGCGAATCGGGTGGTTCGGTCGGTCTGGGTTTTGCGATCCCGATCGACACGGTCACCCAGGTGGCGCAGGCCATCATTCGTGACGGTTCGGTTCGTCACCCCGATATCGGCGTCAATGTTCGCACCGTCGTCAACGACGCCACCAGTGGTGCTGCGGTTGCCAACGTGCGCGACGGCAGCCCCGCGCAACAGGCTGGAATCGTCGAAGGCGACGTCATCGTCAAGGTCGGCGACAGACAAGTGACAAGCGCCGACGAATTTGTTGTTGCCGTCAATGCCGCGGCGATAGGTCAGCCGGTCAACGTCGGATTGATCCGCGAGGGACGCCAGGTAGACATATCGGTCACGCCGGTTTCGGACTGA
- a CDS encoding RNA polymerase subunit sigma-70 yields MTEARAPRQFGSTEHLASEAIAAYVDGELRMQAYLRASHHISLCAECTAAVDAQQQARGALRRSGEMTMPLSLVGLLSAIPTCTTNTADNTPGSDAGFGAIGKRLSRRWRK; encoded by the coding sequence TTCGACCGAACACCTGGCAAGTGAGGCAATTGCCGCCTACGTCGACGGAGAACTTCGCATGCAGGCCTATCTTCGGGCCTCACACCACATCTCCCTGTGTGCTGAATGCACGGCTGCTGTCGATGCGCAGCAACAGGCCCGTGGTGCGCTCCGGCGGAGCGGCGAGATGACGATGCCGCTCTCGCTTGTCGGACTGCTCAGCGCAATTCCGACCTGCACTACCAACACTGCCGACAACACGCCGGGATCCGACGCCGGGTTCGGTGCGATCGGCAAACGTCTCTCACGCCGCTGGCGCAAATGA